One Purpureocillium takamizusanense chromosome 1, complete sequence genomic window carries:
- the GCV1 gene encoding Aminomethyltransferase (EggNog:ENOG503NUHA~BUSCO:EOG09263J6Z~COG:E), protein MKSGLATAAVRAAPRALTRARLGTSSSSSSSSSSSSTPFAAAATPAVGLARRNGQVRFASGAGATADLKKTPLYDVHLAHGAKMVPFAGHSMPVQYAGASLADSHHFTRNHASLFDVSHMVQHIFKGKDAAAFLERVTPSGWATQANMASKLTTFLWPGTGGIVDDSVITRIGEDEYYVVTNGACFEKDTKYLDEELGKFGGSVEWTRLDGSGLVALQGPQAADVLKEVLASDVNLDALYFGNAVWADLKLADGSKTHPVLISRGGYTGEDGFEISFNGKLYPALETTGPAVEALLKAAGPERLQLAGLGARDSLRLEAGMCLYGNDLDDSTTPVEAGLSWVIPKERRAAGGFHGAEVIIPQLTPKSKGGAGVDRRRVGFVVEGAPARDGAEVAKDGQTVGKITSGVPSPTLGKNIAMGYVKDGLHKAGTELDVVVRGRKRKGVVTKMPFVQTRYHKSNA, encoded by the coding sequence ATGAAGTCGGGCCTTGCTACAGCGGCCGTccgggcggcgccccgggcgCTCactcgcgcgcgcctcggcacctcgagcagcagcagcagcagcagcagcagcagcagcaccccattcgccgccgcggcgacgcccgccgtcggcctcgccaggCGCAACGGCCAAGTCCGATTCGcgtccggcgccggcgccaccgccgacctGAAGAAGACGCCGCTGTACGACGTGCACCTCGCGCACGGCGCCAAGATGGTCCCCTTCGCGGGCCACAGCATGCCCGTGCAGTACGCcggcgcctccctcgccgactCGCACCACTTCACCCGCAACCATGCCTCGCTCTTTGACGTCAGCCACATGGTCCAGCACATCTTCAAAggcaaggacgccgccgccttcctcgagcgcgtcaCACCCTCGGGCTGGGCCACCCAGGCCAACATGGCCAGCAAGCTGACCACCTTTCTGTGGCCCGGCACCGGAGGCATCGTGGACGACTCCGTCATCACCAGGatcggcgaggacgagtacTACGTCGTCACCAACGGCGCCTGCTTCGAAAAGGACACCAAGTAtctggacgaggagctgggcaaGTTTGGCGGCTCGGTCGAGTGGACCCGCCTGGACGGctccggcctcgtcgccctgcagggccctcaggccgccgacgtgctcAAGGAGGTCCTAGCCTCAGACgtcaacctcgacgccctctACTTTGGAAACGCCGTCTGGGCCGACCTgaagctggccgacggctCCAAGACGCACCCCGTCCTCatcagccgcggcggctacacgggcgaggacggcttCGAGATCTCCTTCAACGGCAAGCTTTACCCTGCCCTGGAGACCACCGgtcccgccgtcgaggccctgctcaaggccgccggccccgagcgcctgcagctcgctggcctcggcgcccgtgactcgctgcgcctcgaggccggcatgtGCCTCTACGGcaacgacctcgacgactcgACGACtcccgtcgaggccggcctcaGCTGGGTCATTCCCAaagagcgccgcgccgccggcggcttccatggcgccgaggtcatCATTCCCCAGCTCACACCCAagagcaagggcggcgctggtgttGATAGACGCCGCGTGGGCTTTGTTGTCGAGGGCGCCCCCGCgcgtgacggcgccgaggtggccaaggacggcCAGACGGTGGGCAAGATCACGAGCGGCGTCCCGAGCCCGACGCTGGGCAAGAACATCGCCATGGGCTACGTCAAGGACGGCCTGCACAAGGCGGGCACCGAGCTGGACGTGGTGGTCCGCGGCCGCAAGAGGAAGGGCGTTGTGACCAAGATGCCCTTTGTCCAGACGCGGTACCACAAGAGCAATGCGTAG
- the VMA13 gene encoding H(+)-transporting V1 sector ATPase subunit H (EggNog:ENOG503NY79~COG:C~BUSCO:EOG09263E9V), whose product MSLDPPTYLASLQSNIRQRLIPWDGAVRARTVTEDQYAKVRAVDKAKKPEQRREVVEADLDGYRLLFVGDEGKPSVVETAGKNANIVQYMLVLLADLLDAVPSLAKSLFKTTDPYRHFLPLLHSNTTEDTIPLLTAHALTRLMSLARDESRATLQALPVLLTYLSGLAKSTDAGLQDIAVQEYSALLFGHVSREQFWKQRSETVGPLIKILQAAAGIGNGGDSAANLWSGSTSTRNVGLEGSLGGGVGLQLLYHVLLVGWQMSFEAEEIGDDLNDEYDIVLLYTQLLRLSPKEKTTRLILSTLYNLLEANQKSLLPTAVLARLPGLLENLTSRHLTDPDLLEDLESLKELLAEYTKTKTTFDEYVAEVQAGHLRWSPPHRSEVFWAENARKILDFENGEIPRKLAAIMQQPWDNDKQVLAIACNDIGCLVKEVPERRHQLEKIGLKRRVMELMQSDDENVRWESLRALGGWLKYSFEQK is encoded by the exons ATGTCGCTCGACCCGCCGACGTATCTCGCTTCGCTGCAGAGCAACATTCGCCAGCGCCTCATCCCCTGGGACGGCGCCGTTCGCGCGCGCACCGTGACCGAGGACCAGTACGCCAaggtccgcgccgtcgacaaggccaagaagcccgaGCAGCGGAGGGAGGTCGTGGAAGCTGACCTCGATGGCTACCGTCTGCTCTTTgtcggtgacgagggcaAACCGAGCGTCGTAGAGACGGCGGGGAAGAACGCCAACATCGTTCAGTACATGCTCGTGCTGCTAGCAGACTTGCTCGATG CTGTCCCGTCTCTGGCCAAGTCCCTCTTCAAGACGACCGACCCGTACCGCCATttcttgccgctgctgcactcCAACACCACCGAAGACACGATCCCCCTGCTTACCGCGCATGCCCTGACGAGACTCATGTCCCTTGCGCGGGATGAGTCCCGCGCCACCCTCCAGGCACTGCCCGTGCTGCTCACCTATCTGTCGGGCCTCGCCAAGAGCACCGATGCCGGGCTGCAGGACATTGCGGTCCAGGAGTACTCGGCGCTCCTCTTCGGCCACGTCTCGCGCGAGCAGTTCTGGAAGCAGCGGAGCGAGACGGTCGGACCCTTGATTAAGATCCTgcaggcggccgcgggcatTGGCAACGGAggcgactcggccgccaACCTGTGGAGTGGCAGCACCAGTACACGcaacgtcggcctcgagggctcgctgggcggcggcgttgggctgcagctcctctACCACGTCCTGCTGGTGGGATGGCAGATGAGCTTCGAGGCGGAAGAGATTGGCGACGACTTGAACGA CGAGTACGATATCGTGCTGCTGTAcacgcagctgctgcgcctgtcTCCAAAGGAAAAGACGACGCGGCTGATTCTCTCTACGCTCTACAACCTGCTGGAGGCGAATCAAAAGTCCCTCCTGCCGACGGCTGTCCTCGCTCGGCTGCCGGGGCTGCTCGAGAACCTGACGAGCCGCCACCTCACCGACCCCGATCTGCTGGAGGACCTGGAGAGCCTCAAGGAGCTACTGGCCGAGTACACCAAGACCAAGACGACGTTTGACGAGTACGTGGCCGAGGTGCAGGCCGGGCACCTGCggtggtcgccgccgcaccggAGTGAGGTGTTTTGGGCGGAGAATGCGCGCAAGATCCTCGACTTTGAGAACGGCGAGATCCCGCGCAAGCTGGCGGCCATTATGCAGCAGCCATGGGACAACGACAAGCAGGTGCTGGCCATTGCGTGCAACGACATTGGGTGCCTGGTCAAAGAGGTGCcagagcggcggcaccagctGGAGAAGATTGGGCTGAAGCGCCGGGTCATGGAGCTGATGCAGTCGGACGACGAGAACGTGCGGTGGGAGAGCCTGCGGGCGCTGGGAGGCTGGCTCAAGTACAGCTTTGAGCAGAAGTAG
- a CDS encoding uncharacterized protein (SECRETED:SignalP(1-18~SECRETED:cutsite=VSA-SP~SECRETED:prob=0.8447)~EggNog:ENOG503P20I~TransMembrane:2 (n5-13c18/19o242-269i339-357o)): MRQPIVVAAAIAAGLVSASPLPNHPLDGRGGGAASFGLGLGLGSLPFLAPRGGSCGSGTACGVDGQLCCSGGQVCTTLSNNIATCLAGGGGGGYGQYTTTWTETRTFTSTIMTHWAPAPEPTAGVDCVPQAAEQQACGSICCAGWQTCAFKGQCSLRPGYQEPSTVVVTASDGKLTTRYSAPFRITGTTTVTGNNGQPQTSGPATATATATSSAPTSTSTSDGDAIGADGGTTNHGLSGGAIAGIVIGTLVGVALLLLLCFCCIARGLWNAIFGRKRRHHHDEKRASRVDVTEEHYYRHGSRQPSSYARRERHGGWFGGGGGGPSSAGGRREKKKSDGGWWLGLAGAAATILALLNLKKDKKKPPRKPMSSRYSDSYYSYTDATSASSSSSGGRRTQYTRHPSRSGSSRPPPPRSHYSRSSRRP; this comes from the exons ATGCGGCAACccattgtcgtcgccgccgccatcgcggccggcctcgtctccgcctcgccgctgcccaaccacccgctcgacggccgcggcggcggcgcagccagcttcggactcggactcggcctcggcagcctccCGTTCCTCGcaccgcgcggcggcagctgcggcagcggcaccgcctgcggcgtcgacggtcaGCTGTGTTGCTCCGGCGGGCAGGTGTGCACGACGCTCTCCAACAACATCGCCacctgcctcgccggcggtggcggcggtggttaCGGCCAGTacacgacgacgtggaccGAGACGCGCACCTTCACCAGCACCATCATGACGCActgggcgcccgcccccgagcccaccgccggcgtcgactgcgtgccccaggccgccgagcagcaggcctGCGGCTCCATCTGCTGCGCCGGCTGGCAGACGTGCGCCTTCAAGGGCCAGTGCTCGCTGCGCCCGGGCTACCAGGAGCccagcaccgtcgtcgtcaccgcctccgacggcaagctcacCACCCGCTACTCGGCCCCCTTTCGCATCACGGggaccaccaccgtcaccggcAACAACGGCCAGCCGCAGACGAGCGGCCCggccaccgcgacggcgacggcgacgtcctcggccccgacctccaccagcaccagcgacggcgacgccatcggcgccgacggcggcaccaccaaccacggcctcagcggcggcgccatcgccggcatcgtcatcggcaccctcgtcggcgtcgcccttctcctgctgctgtgcttCTGCTGCATCGCCCGCGGCCTGTGGAACGCCATCTTCGGCCGcaagcgccgccaccaccacgacgagaagcgcgcctcgcgcgtcgacgtcacCGAGGAGCACTACTACCGCCACGGCAGCCGGCAGCCCTCGTCctacgcccgccgcgagcgtCACGGCGGctggttcggcggcggcggcggcggtccctcctctgccggcggccgtcgcgaaAAGAAAAAGTCGgacggcggctggtggctcggcctggccggcgcggccgccaccatcctcgccctgctcaacCTCAaaaaggacaagaagaagccgccgcggaagCCCATGTCCTCGCGCTACAGCGACTCGTACTACTCGTACACCGACGCAACCAGTGCCA GCAGCTCCAGCTCTGGTGGTCGTCGCACCCAGTACACCCGCCACCCGAgtcgcagcggcagcagccggccgccgcctccgaggTCTCACTACTCTcggtcctcgaggcggccctAG
- the RPL9B gene encoding 60S ribosomal protein L9B (COG:J~EggNog:ENOG503NWQY) has protein sequence MKYIHSQELLDIPEGVKLAIKTRIVTVEGPRGKLVKDLGHLAVNFGHPKKNTISIEIHHGARKDVATLRTVRSIINNMIIGVTKGFKYKMRYVYAHFPINVNLDQNKETGVWEVEIRNFIGEKIVRRVTMAEGVDVEISKSQKDELILTGNSLENVSQSAADIQQICKVRNKDIRKFLDGLYVSEKGNVVEE, from the exons ATGAAGTACATTCATTCtcaggagctgctcgacatCCCCGAGGGTG TCAAGCTCGCCATCAAGACGAGAatcgtcaccgtcgaggGTCCCCGAG GCAAGCTCGTCAAGGACCTCGGTCACCTGGCTGTCAACTTCGGCCACCCCAAGAAGAACACCATCTCCATCGAGATCCACCACGGTGCCCGCAAGGATGTCGCCACCCTGAGAACCGTCCGctccatcatcaacaacatgATCATCGGCGTCACCAAGGGCTTCAAGTACAAGATGCGCTACGTCTACGCCCATTTCCCCATCAACGTCAACCTTGACCAGAACAAGGAGACGGGCGTCTGGGAGGTCGAGATCCGAAACTTCATTGGCGAGAAGATTGTCCGACGGGTGACCATGGCCGAGggtgtcgacgtcgagatCTCCAAGTCCCAGAAGGATGAGCTCATCCTGACCGGCAACTCCCTGGAGAACGTCTCGCAAAGCGCCGCCGATATCCAGCAGATCTGCAAGGTCCGGAACAAGGATATCCGAAAG TTCCTGGACGGTCTGTACGTTTCCGAGAAGGGCAACGTTGTCGAGGAGTAG